From a single Wolbachia endosymbiont of Oedothorax gibbosus genomic region:
- a CDS encoding alanine/glycine:cation symporter family protein: protein MIYRLLCMVLFCLLFNDVYAASGFYESYDAVLNGINNFMNEVLFFKILYVPFIIFLLAFGYVFLTLRFGFLNIRMFKHAFAILCGKYDTNHHDGHITHFQAFMTALSSTVGLGTVAGVAIAVSMGGPGAVPWMMITGFFGMSAKFAEVTLAFRHRTEDQEQLFSGPFQYIRNGLEEFGFKKLGIVLAAIYAVFFVLSGLGGSVAFQTNQMVSILSGYSSWVDGHSWFFSSIISALLALVIIGGIKRIARVSSALVPIMSLIYICSCIVIIGFNIHNLGHTFKILFSSMIDFNAVGGGMVGAFIAGIQRAIFASEAGVGSAAITHATTKDEEPVRTGLVAMIEPCFDTMLICCLTGITIVITGAYQTSVGEGILITQKAFETVSPWFPILLAIAAPLFAFSSIISFVYCCEMGWLYLFGAKSIVIYRIAVIIVAFFSGLSKDIMAIANIGGTLFSCLALINMTALILFSNQINDEVQCYLKRLRNNKIN, encoded by the coding sequence ATGATTTATAGATTACTTTGTATGGTGTTATTTTGCCTATTGTTTAATGATGTGTACGCTGCTTCAGGTTTTTATGAAAGTTATGATGCTGTGTTGAATGGAATAAATAACTTCATGAATGAAGTGCTGTTTTTCAAAATCCTTTACGTGCCATTTATAATCTTTCTACTAGCTTTTGGTTATGTGTTTCTAACATTACGTTTTGGATTTCTCAACATAAGAATGTTTAAGCATGCGTTTGCTATTTTATGTGGAAAATATGACACGAATCACCATGATGGTCATATTACGCATTTTCAGGCATTTATGACTGCACTTTCAAGCACAGTAGGCCTTGGAACTGTTGCTGGAGTCGCAATTGCAGTTTCAATGGGAGGGCCAGGAGCGGTGCCTTGGATGATGATTACAGGTTTTTTTGGTATGTCAGCAAAATTTGCCGAAGTGACTTTAGCATTTAGACATAGAACAGAAGATCAGGAGCAATTGTTTAGTGGTCCCTTTCAGTATATAAGGAATGGTCTGGAGGAATTTGGATTTAAAAAACTTGGTATTGTTTTAGCTGCAATATATGCAGTATTCTTTGTATTATCAGGTCTTGGTGGAAGTGTAGCGTTTCAAACCAACCAAATGGTTTCAATATTATCTGGCTATTCAAGTTGGGTAGATGGTCACTCTTGGTTTTTTTCTTCCATAATCTCTGCGCTGCTTGCTCTAGTGATTATTGGCGGAATTAAAAGGATAGCTAGAGTATCTTCTGCACTAGTGCCTATTATGTCACTCATATATATATGTAGCTGCATTGTTATTATTGGATTTAATATCCACAATCTTGGTCACACATTTAAGATATTATTTTCCAGCATGATAGATTTTAATGCTGTTGGCGGAGGGATGGTAGGAGCATTTATTGCTGGAATTCAAAGAGCAATTTTTGCCAGCGAAGCAGGTGTTGGCTCTGCTGCAATTACTCATGCAACAACTAAAGATGAAGAACCAGTAAGAACTGGACTAGTCGCTATGATAGAACCATGCTTTGACACAATGTTAATTTGCTGTTTAACAGGAATAACAATAGTAATAACAGGTGCATACCAGACTAGTGTTGGTGAAGGGATATTAATTACTCAAAAGGCATTTGAAACTGTTTCTCCATGGTTTCCTATACTTTTAGCCATAGCTGCACCTTTATTTGCATTTTCTTCAATAATTTCATTTGTATATTGTTGTGAAATGGGGTGGCTATATTTATTCGGTGCAAAAAGTATAGTGATATATCGCATAGCGGTAATAATTGTGGCGTTTTTCTCTGGCCTTTCTAAAGATATAATGGCTATTGCCAATATCGGTGGAACTTTGTTCTCTTGTTTAGCTCTCATCAACATGACAGCGCTTATACTGTTTAGTAATCAGATTAACGATGAAGTTCAGTGCTACCTAAAAAGGCTGAGGAATAATAAAATTAATTAA
- a CDS encoding alanine/glycine:cation symporter family protein, translated as MILKISGLLNSFLYIKIFNIPFIIIWVIATGVFCTVRFKFINFRLFKHGVQTLFNLKCNGNNNGIITHIQAFATVISGTVGLGTISGVAIAITIGGPSAVFWMVITGILGMSIKFAEVVLAFTYRSENTTGGAFYYMKYGLAKIGFAKTGRFLAFTYAIMLLIAMILGGIPFQANQIAALSNNLFEYNVSIIISLLVLIVILGGIKRIAFVSTSLAPIMIVLYVGMCIYLIYVNGSNLLNALSIIFQDIFNKSAIGGGVLSGLIAGVRRSVFANEAGTGTAAIAHSTVKEEDPIKVGCVAMIAPLIDTILISFLTGIVIIITGMHSTDNVGDITLISSVFSTVLPLFSKLVFPLMMFSFAFSTIIAYCYYCEVALLYLFGNKKILIPFQILIVVSVYISCMSKNIEFISYLGDSLFMCLMIPNAVAIYLLRREVLNTIDSYYNSKGY; from the coding sequence ATGATTTTGAAGATAAGTGGACTATTAAATTCATTTCTGTACATAAAGATATTCAACATTCCATTTATAATTATTTGGGTAATTGCAACTGGAGTTTTTTGTACGGTTCGGTTCAAATTCATTAACTTTAGATTATTCAAGCATGGAGTACAGACGCTATTTAATCTAAAGTGTAATGGTAATAACAATGGTATCATCACTCATATTCAAGCGTTTGCAACAGTAATTTCAGGGACAGTTGGCCTTGGAACAATATCAGGAGTTGCAATAGCTATCACAATAGGAGGTCCAAGTGCAGTTTTTTGGATGGTAATTACCGGAATACTTGGTATGTCGATAAAGTTTGCCGAGGTGGTGCTTGCATTCACTTATCGCTCTGAAAATACAACTGGCGGGGCTTTTTATTACATGAAGTACGGGCTTGCAAAAATTGGATTTGCAAAAACTGGTAGATTTCTTGCCTTCACTTATGCGATTATGCTACTTATTGCAATGATTTTGGGCGGTATACCATTTCAAGCAAATCAGATAGCAGCATTGTCAAATAACCTCTTCGAATACAACGTGTCCATTATCATATCCTTGCTTGTCTTAATTGTAATATTGGGAGGAATAAAGCGCATTGCTTTCGTTTCAACAAGCTTAGCACCAATTATGATAGTGCTATATGTGGGTATGTGTATATATTTAATTTATGTAAACGGAAGTAACTTGCTGAATGCTTTATCCATAATATTCCAAGACATCTTTAACAAATCAGCTATAGGAGGCGGAGTATTGAGCGGATTAATAGCCGGAGTGAGAAGATCAGTGTTTGCTAACGAAGCAGGTACCGGAACAGCAGCTATAGCACATTCAACTGTAAAAGAAGAAGATCCAATTAAAGTTGGATGCGTTGCAATGATTGCACCACTTATAGACACAATATTAATCTCATTTTTGACTGGTATCGTGATAATTATTACTGGTATGCATAGCACTGATAACGTGGGTGATATTACACTAATTAGTTCGGTATTTTCAACAGTTTTGCCCTTGTTCAGCAAGTTAGTTTTTCCGCTAATGATGTTTTCCTTTGCATTTTCTACAATAATAGCTTATTGTTACTACTGTGAAGTTGCTCTGCTGTATTTATTTGGTAATAAAAAAATACTGATACCGTTCCAAATTCTTATAGTGGTTTCAGTGTATATTAGTTGTATGTCAAAAAACATAGAATTTATATCTTACCTAGGCGACAGTTTGTTCATGTGCCTTATGATTCCAAATGCTGTTGCAATATATCTACTAAGAAGGGAAGTTTTGAATACAATAGATTCTTATTACAATTCTAAAGGGTATTAA